A genomic window from Chitinophaga pollutisoli includes:
- a CDS encoding FecR domain-containing protein yields the protein MPGQQREELAYYQQLIRKLMEGTITEAEREQLEDWYNTGMEDPVQIPASFVPGEAEHEARLLARIRDKAGISTGTRVVPWRRHTWRAAAVIFLIGGAATFFILNQRNPAKPAAQPATMAQDVKAPRSSRATITLGDGSQLVLDSLANGATTTQSNTQIIKLDGGEIAYNGSASENSAPVFNTLNNPRGSQVVSITLSDGTRVWLNAGSSLTYPVVFHGRQRNVELKGEGYFEVAKKNGQRFVVTARGTQTEVLGTHFNINAYTEESATTITLLEGAVQLHLSGNTHPLRPGEQASVTPAGNITTTRPDLDQVMAWKKGDFYFTGTDIETVMRQAARWYDLEVEYRGKVTGTLSGDVSRSVNASELFQMLELTGRVSFEIEGRKVIVIPK from the coding sequence ATGCCCGGCCAACAAAGGGAAGAACTCGCTTATTACCAGCAACTGATCCGCAAACTGATGGAAGGTACCATCACAGAAGCGGAGCGGGAACAACTGGAAGACTGGTACAACACCGGCATGGAGGATCCCGTGCAAATCCCGGCCAGCTTCGTTCCCGGCGAAGCAGAGCATGAAGCCCGCCTGCTGGCGCGCATCCGCGACAAAGCGGGCATCAGCACCGGTACGCGCGTGGTTCCCTGGCGCCGCCACACCTGGCGCGCCGCCGCGGTCATCTTCCTCATCGGGGGCGCCGCCACGTTCTTCATCCTCAACCAACGAAACCCGGCCAAACCGGCAGCGCAACCCGCCACCATGGCGCAGGACGTAAAAGCCCCCCGCTCCTCCCGCGCCACCATCACCCTCGGCGACGGCTCCCAGCTGGTGCTCGACAGCCTTGCCAACGGCGCCACCACCACGCAATCGAACACGCAGATTATTAAGCTCGACGGCGGCGAGATCGCCTATAACGGCAGCGCCAGCGAAAACAGCGCTCCCGTATTCAACACGCTTAACAATCCCAGGGGCAGCCAGGTAGTCAGCATCACCCTGTCCGACGGTACCCGCGTTTGGCTCAACGCCGGCTCCTCCCTCACCTACCCCGTTGTTTTTCACGGCAGGCAACGTAACGTGGAACTGAAAGGCGAAGGGTATTTTGAAGTGGCGAAGAAGAATGGGCAACGGTTCGTGGTAACCGCCCGCGGTACGCAGACAGAAGTATTGGGCACGCATTTCAACATCAACGCATATACCGAAGAATCTGCTACAACTATCACTTTACTCGAAGGGGCGGTACAGCTCCATCTTTCCGGCAACACCCATCCCCTGCGGCCTGGCGAACAGGCGTCGGTAACACCGGCAGGGAACATTACCACTACCCGGCCCGACCTGGACCAGGTAATGGCCTGGAAGAAAGGGGATTTCTATTTCACGGGAACCGATATCGAAACTGTTATGCGGCAAGCCGCGCGGTGGTACGACCTGGAAGTGGAATACCGCGGCAAGGTGACCGGCACCCTGTCGG
- a CDS encoding RNA polymerase sigma-70 factor — protein sequence MHAYTDEQLFSLLQEGDEAAFTEVYKRYWKLLFSVAANKTGILADAEEIVQDIFADLWKRRADISIRSTLRQYLAGAVKFQVFAYYDKQQRQRDFRQQAATGGWQEPECDYNALKAQILQATAQLPERCRLVYELSRNEGLSHKEIAQTLGISEKTVENQITKALKHLHSALRSLFTLGGII from the coding sequence TTGCATGCATATACAGACGAGCAGTTGTTTTCCCTCCTGCAGGAAGGGGACGAAGCCGCGTTTACGGAGGTGTACAAGCGTTACTGGAAGCTGCTTTTTTCGGTGGCGGCCAATAAAACAGGCATCCTGGCGGACGCGGAGGAGATCGTGCAGGACATTTTCGCCGATCTCTGGAAGCGGCGGGCCGATATCAGCATCCGCAGCACGCTCAGACAATATCTTGCCGGCGCCGTCAAGTTCCAGGTATTTGCATATTACGACAAGCAACAGCGCCAGCGCGACTTCCGGCAGCAGGCTGCAACCGGCGGATGGCAGGAGCCCGAATGCGATTACAATGCCCTCAAAGCCCAGATCCTCCAGGCGACGGCCCAATTACCCGAGCGCTGCCGCCTCGTTTATGAATTGAGCCGTAACGAAGGCCTCTCCCACAAAGAGATCGCCCAAACCCTCGGCATTTCCGAAAAAACAGTGGAAAACCAGATTACCAAGGCGCTCAAACATCTCCATTCCGCCCTCCGCTCCCTTTTCACCCTCGGCGGGATCATCTGA